The following coding sequences are from one Lolium rigidum isolate FL_2022 chromosome 6, APGP_CSIRO_Lrig_0.1, whole genome shotgun sequence window:
- the LOC124667763 gene encoding chitinase domain-containing protein 1-like: MPPRRRDRRSRRDPSPSPSHPSGPRASSSTPRLRLRLAVVALPLLLLILAALHFTGRLSRPRAPRTTPLSVYERGLVKRQVSADEILAEQDRVSENRSLRNFPNPVLAYVTPWNSKGYDMAKLFSTKLTHVSPVWYDLKSDGNKLVLEGQHNYDAGWVSELQSNASLVVPRVVLEAFPGVVLLKKKPRDKAIDLIVSECRDKGYDGIVLESWSRWAAYGVLDDPKLRKLALQFVKQLGEALHSISSQLSTRNHLELIYVIPAPRMEGLKNQDFGPEDLLQLADSVDGFSLMTYDFSGPQNPGPSAPLKWIQYSLTTLLPDKGSASRGYSHMIFLGINFYGNDFLLSKGGAGSSITGRDFIHLLEKYKPSLQWDDKSSEHFFIYSDEGVRHAVFYPTLMSLSVRLDEAQDWVIGLSIWEIGQGLDYFFDVL, translated from the exons ATGCCGCCGCGGAGGCGGGATCGCCGGAGCCGTCGCGACCCCTCGCCGTCGCCCTCCCACCCAAGCGGGCCGCgcgcttcctcctccaccccacgcctccgcctccgcctcgccgtcgtcgcgcttCCCCTGCTTCTCCTCATCCTCGCCGCACTTCACTTCACCGGCCGCCTTTCCCGTCCCCGGGCGCCCCGGACGACCCCACTCTCCGTCTACGAGCGCGGCCTAGTTAAGCGCCAAGTCTCCGCGGACGAGATCCTCGCC GAGCAAGATAGGGTTTCGGAGAACCGGTCGCTCCGCAACTTCCCCAACCCCGTCCTCGCTTACGTGACTCCCTG GAACTCTAAAGGTTATGACATGGCAAAGTTGTTCAGCACTAAGCTTACTCATGTATCACCAGTGTGGTATGACTTAAAGAG TGATGGGAACAAGCTAGTTTTGGAAGGGCAGCACAATTATGATGCCGGATGGGTCTCCGAGCTTCAAAGTAATGCATCTTTG GTAGTGCCAAGAGTTGTCTTGGAAGCATTCCCTGGTGTTGTACTTCTAAAAAAGAAGCCGAGGGACAAAGCAATTGACCTTATAGTGAGTGAATGCAG GGATAAGGGATATGATGGTATTGTGCTGGAATCCTGGTCAAGATGGGCTGCCTATGGTGTGCTAGATGATCCAAAGCTACGCAAACTG GCACTTCAATTTGTTAAGCAACTGGGGGAGGCTTTGCATTCTATCAGTTCCCAATTAAGTACCAGGAACCATTTGGAACTAATTTATGTTATCCCAGCTCCACGAATGGAAGGGCTGAAGAATCAAGACTTTGGACCTGAAGATCTCCTGCAGTTGGCTGACTCTGTGGATGGTTTTTCTCTTATGACATATGACTTCTCCGGACCACAAAACCCTGGCCCCAGTGCACCTCTGAAGTGGATACAGTATTCTTTAACAACACTTCTCCCAGACAAGGGTTCTGCTTCTCGTGGTTATTCTCACATGATATTCCTTGGAATTAATTTTTATGGGAACGACTTTCTACTTTCCAAAG GTGGTGCTGGTAGTTCTATTACTGGAAGAGATTTCATTCATTTACTTGAGAAATACAAGCCATCTTTGCAGTGGGATGACAAAAGTTCAGAGCATTTTTTTATATATTCGGATGAAGGCGTGAGGCATGCTGTATTTTATCCGACACTGATGTCCCTTTCTGTACGTTTGGATGAAGCACAAGATTGGGTGATAGGGCTTTCAATCTGGGAAATTGGACAAGGTTTGGACTACTTTTTTGATGTTCTCTAG
- the LOC124660711 gene encoding transcription factor TRY-like, with protein MSSKSLVKNSKTMGVHEAKEVNSTAQHFVDFTEAEEDLVFRMHRLVGNRWELIAGRIPGRTAEEVEMFWAKKQKEQ; from the exons ATGAGCAGTAAAAGCTTGGTGAAGAACTCCAAGACCATGGGTGTCCATGAAGCGAAAG AAGTTAATAGCACCGCACAGCATTTCGTTGATTTCACAGAAGCAGAGGAAGATCTAGTATTCAGAATGCACAGGCTTGTCGGGAACAG GTGGGAACTTATAGCTGGAAGGATCCCCGGAAGAACAGCAGAAGAAGTAGAGATGTTTTGGGCAAAAAAGCAAAAGGAACAATGA
- the LOC124660135 gene encoding polypyrimidine tract-binding protein homolog 1-like, whose translation MASGGNPQFRYTQPPSKVIHVRNLPWECTDEELAELGSPFGKVVNTKCNVGANRNQAFIEFADQNQAIAMVSYYASSAEPAQVRGKNVYLQYSNRQEIVNSKNTGDAAGNVLLVTMEGVLPDAVSIDVLHLVFSAFGYVHKIATFEKASGYQALIQFSDAETASSAKDALDGRCIPSYLLPELDGACTLRINYSAHSVLNVKFQSHRSRDYTNPYLPLAPSAIDGSGVAQDGKNQEPESNVLLATVENMQYIVTIDALHEVFSAYGFVQKVAIFEKNAGFHALIQYPDIQTAVKAKEALEGHSIYEGGFCKLHLAFSRHTDLNVRINNERGRDYTGGNSAPANHGPSILGPQPAGTTAPPAATGTVVPPGPASILATPGAPSPQSFHPSSEPHPQTASGGSQQYANQGILQGPPGAPPQIPGFGVPGFPQGSNQAQMSQHSGQGNQQMPNHQLPQAMLFPGHGRQQLPPGPQMMQGPGFGGLQIPQGPMQPMPQFHLYSNQQFPPGAGPQMMGFPGQGGQYPPFGRRLHPYNR comes from the exons ATGGCTTCCGGCGGGAACCCGCAGTTCCGGTACACCCAGCCGCCGTCGAAGGTGATACACGTCAGGAACCTGCCGTGGGAGTGCACCGACGAGGAGCTGGCCGAGCTGGGCAGCCCCTTCGGCAAGGTCGTCAACACCAAGTGCAACGTCGGCGCCAACCGCAACCAGGCCTTCATCGAATTC GCTGACCAAAATCAGGCAATTGCTATGGTATCTTATTACGCATCGTCTGCGGAGCCAGCACAGGTAAGAGGCAAAAATGTGTACCTCCAGTACTCCAATAGACAGGAGATTGTCAACAGCAAGAACACGGGGGACGCTGCAGGAAATGTTTTGCTGGTGACCATGGAGGGTGTTCTGCCAGATGCTGTGAGCATCGATGTTCTGCACTTG GTATTTTCTGCTTTTGGATATGTTCACAAGATTGCTACCTTTGAGAAGGCATCTGGTTATCAG gcattgatacagTTCTCTGATGCTGAGACAGCATCGTCTGCAAAAGATGCTCTTGATGGCAGATGCATTCCTAG CTACTTGCTTCCAGAACTTGATGGGGCCTGCACTTTGAGAATAAATTATTCAGCACATTCTGTTCTAAATGTCAAATTTCAGAGCCACAGGAGTAG ggaCTATACAAACCCATACCTTCCTCTTGCTCCTTCTGCTATTGATGGATCTGGAGTG GCCCAGGATGGGAAGAATCAGGAGCCAGAGAGCAATGTTCTTCTTGCAACAGTTGAGAATATGCAGTATATTGTTACAATAGATGCCCTTCACGAG GTCTTTTCTGCTTATGGGTTTGTGCAAAAGGTTGCTATTTTTGAGAAAAACGCAGGCTTCCATGCATTAATCCAATATCCAG ATATTCAAACTGCAGTTAAAGCAAAAGAGGCATTAGAAGGACACAGCATCTATGAAGGCGGATTTTGCAAGCTTCACCTGGCGTTTTCACGCCATACTGATCTTAATGTTAGG ATCAACAATGAGCGAGGTCGCGATTACACTGGAGGTAACAGTGCTCCAGCTAACCACGGACCTTCCATTCTTGGTCCTCAGCCAGCTGGCACTACAGCTCCTCCTGCAGCCACTGGTACAGTAGTGCCACCAGGGCCTGCTTCTATTCTGGCAACACCTGGAGCACCATCCCCACAATCGTTTCATCCTTCCAGTGAGCCACACCCACAAACTGCTTCAGGTGGATCTCAACAGTACGCCAACCAGGGAATCCTACAAGGCCCCCCTGGTGCTCCTCCACAGATCCCCGGCTTTGGAGTCCCAGGCTTTCCCCAAGGCTCAAATCAAGCTCAAATGTCACAGCATTCAGGTCAAGGAAATCAACAGATGCCCAACCACCAGCTACCTCAAGCAATGTTGTTCCCTGGCCATGGAAGGCAGCAGCTACCTCCAGGTCCTCAAATGATGCAGGGTccaggtttcggaggcctgcagaTTCCACAAGGTCCTATGCAACCAATGCCGCAGTTTCATCTATACAGCAACCAGCAGTTTCCTCCTGGTGCAGGGCCGCAGATGATGGGCTTTCCTGGGCAGGGAGGTCAGTATCCTCCATTTGGTAGGCGGCTTCATCCCTATAACCGTTAG
- the LOC124667120 gene encoding acidic endochitinase-like, with translation MAIPAKPSASFSVACLLAAIFLFSSAPRSHGGSIAIYWGQNGNEGTLAETCSTGNYGFVNIAFLCSFGSGQSPQLNLAGHCDPYSNACTNLTADINLCQSKGVKVMLSIGGGAGGYTLNSEQDAADLALYIWNSFLGGSSPSSKRPFGDAVLDGVDFDIEGGNPDYYGALASHLKSYSGKGSKSKEVYLSAAPQCPFPDQWVGKALDTGLFDYVWVQFYNNPPCQFVQGNPANLMDSWKQWTTGVHAKYIFLGLPAAPAAAGSGFIPAASLESQVLPALKGSSKYGGVMLWSKFYDDQDGYSSAIKNSV, from the coding sequence ATGGCCATTCCGGCTAAACCCAGCGCCTCCTTCTCCGTCGCCTGCCTCTTGGCGGccatcttcctcttctcctcggcCCCGCGGAGCCATGGCGGCAGCATCGCCATCTACTGGGGCCAGAACGGCAACGAGGGCACCCTCGCCGAGACCTGCAGCACGGGGAACTACGGCTTCGTGAACATCGCCTTCCTCTGCAGCTTCGGGTCGGGCCAGTCTCCCCAGCTCAACCTCGCCGGACACTGCGACCCCTACTCCAACGCGTGCACCAACCTGACCGCCGACATCAACCTGTGCCAGTCCAAGGGCGTCAAGGTGATGCTCTCCATAGGCGGGGGCGCCGGAGGGTACACGCTCAATTCCGAGCAGGACGCCGCGGACCTCGCGCTGTACATCTGGAACAGCttcctcgggggcagctcgccgtcgtccaagcggcctttcggcgacGCCGTGCTGGACGGCGTGGACTTCGACATCGAAGGAGGGAACCCGGACTACTACGGCGCCCTGGCGTCCCACCTCAAGTCCTACAGcggcaaggggagcaagagcaaggaGGTGTACCTGTCGGCGGCGCCGCAGTGCCCGTTCCCGGACCAGTGGGTGGGCAAGGCGCTGGACACGGGGCTCTTCGACTACGTGTGGGTGCAGTTCTACAACAACCCGCCATGCCAGTTCGTGCAGGGCAACCCGGCCAACCTGATGGACTCGTGGAAGCAGTGGACCACGGGGGTCCACGCCAAGTACATCTTCCTTGGGTTGCCGGCGGCGCCTGCGGCGGCGGGGAGCGGGTTCATACCGGCGGCGAGCCTGGAGTCGCAGGTGCTCCCGGCGCTGAAGGGGTCCAGCAAGTACGGCGGGGTGATGCTGTGGTCCAAGTTCTACGACGACCAGGACGGCTACAGCTCCGCCATCAAGAACTCCGTCTGA